A genome region from Gossypium hirsutum isolate 1008001.06 chromosome A04, Gossypium_hirsutum_v2.1, whole genome shotgun sequence includes the following:
- the LOC107949338 gene encoding probable disease resistance protein At1g61300 isoform X2 yields the protein MIAEAQDVENKVSNRRYHCRAWNEKLVDEKTREMKEFLDKAPNASEALAMDGPSDGLPLPTSELVGEEAARKEIWACLMQEEVKKIGVWGMGGVGKTTIMKHIHNDHLKEQRFERVIWVTTSKEFNVMKVQDDIASALKLKEDLAIEGDKLRRAAILSEMLKKVGKHVLILDDVWDEVSLEEVGILEPSDSNGCKLVLTTRSEHVCKYMDCTVIKVEPLSE from the coding sequence ATGATTGCGGAAGCACAGGATGTGGAAAATAAAGTCAGTAACAGGAGATATCACTGTCGTGCTTGGAACGAAAAGCTGGTTGATGAAAAGACTCGAGAAATGAAGGAGTTTCTTGATAAAGCTCCTAATGCCTCTGAAGCTCTTGCCATGGATGGTCCTAGTGATGGGTTGCCACTGCCAACATCAGAACTAGTTGGGGAGGAAGCTGCCAGAAAAGAGATTTGGGCATGTTTGATGCAAGAGGAGGTAAAAAAGATTGGGGTTTGGGGGATGGGCGGTGTGGGTAAAACCACTATCATGAAGCACATCCACAATGATCATTTGAAAGAACAAAGATTCGAAAGAGTAATCTGGGTTACCACATCAAAGGAGTTCAATGTAATGAAGGTACAAGATGATATTGCAAGTGCTTTGAAGTTGAAGGAAGATTTGGCCATAGAAGGAGACAAGCTCAGACGAGCTGCAATCTTGTCAGAAATGCTGAAGAAAGTAGGAAAGCATGTTCTAATCCTAGATGATGTGTGGGATGAAGTCTCTCTAGAAGAAGTTGGGATCCTTGAGCCGAGTGACAGCAATGGCTGCAAGTTGGTGTTGACAACCCGTTCGGAGCATGTCTGTAAGTATATGGATTGCACGGTGATAAAAGTGGAGCCCCTTTCGGAATAA
- the LOC107949338 gene encoding probable disease resistance protein At4g27220 isoform X1, which translates to MSTRQEMKDKGHVILKKLEDNCSLENVTTPFSKCVKMHDAVRDKALSITSMNLRYMVQAGLQLEKLPKEEQWSPDIEKVSLMCNSITEYSVDVLPTKCQLLTTLLLQRNPIKKIPNPFFANMPCLSFLNFSFTKIESLPNSISELKNLTKLLLCGCHELRDLPCLSMLQELKKLDLYGTKIEEVPEGMDMLIKLSYLNLEVSTLKEIPAGLLPKLVHLQHLCLDVENEKISLKAEEMEPLKKLECLTGRFEDISEFNKFISSMQQSKKNLIKYNLLVGSYNMGWGRDKLVTIDWEGELIMHPIEMQELNIIDCDYLRSLVDDKSPFKNAIDLRFCIIWDVKG; encoded by the coding sequence ATGAGTACAAGACAAGAAATGAAAGATAAGGGCCATGTTATTTTGAAGAAATTAGAAGATAATTGCTCGTTGGAAAATGTTACCACTCCATTTAGTAAGTGTGTCAAGATGCATGATGCAGTGAGAGACAAGGCATTGTCGATCACAAGTATGAATCTTCGATATATGGTACAAGCAGGTTTGCAATTAGAAAAATTACCGAAAGAGGAGCAATGGAGTCCGGATATTGAGAAAGTATCACTTATGTGTAACTCCATAACGGAATATTCCGTAGATGTGCTGCCCACAAAATGCCAGCTGCTCACAACCTTGTTATTGCAGAGGAACCCTATAAAGAAGATCCCAAATCCTTTCTTCGCAAACATGCCTTGTCTTAGTTTTCTCAATTTTTCCTTTACGAAGATCGAGAGTTTACCAAATTCCATCTCTGAACTAAAGAACCTCACAAAATTGTTGCTTTGTGGCTGTCATGAATTAAGAGATCTGCCATGTCTTTCGATGCTTCAAGAATTGAAGAAGTTGGATCTTTATGGGACTAAAATTGAGGAAGTCCCTGAAGGCATGGATATGCTGATAAAGCTAAGCTATCTTAATCTTGAAGTGTCCACTCTGAAAGAGATACCCGCTGGACTTTTACCAAAACTCGTTCACCTTCAGCACTTGTGTTTAGATGTGGAGAATGAAAAAATAAGTCTAAAAGCAGAGGAGATGGAACCATTGAAGAAGTTGGAGTGCTTAACCGGACGTTTCGAAGACATCAGTGAATTCAATAAGTTCATCTCCTCAATGCAACAAAGTAAGAAAAATCTCATCAAGTACAATTTACTGGTGGGATCATATAATATGGGTTGGGGAAGGGATAAATTAGTAACAATTGATTGGGAAGGTGAGTTAATTATGCACCCAATCGAAATGCAAGAGTTGAATATTATTGATTGCGACTATTTGAGAAGCTTAGTGGATGATAAATCTCCCTTCAAAAATGCGATTGATTTGAGGTTTTGTATTATTTGGGATGTGAAGGGATAG
- the LOC107947960 gene encoding probable disease resistance protein At1g52660, translated as MVSTVGIANCLGTPVCKYLQYHRKLNDYVRKFRRIRDELNCKMEDIELQLKAELLRLLGKIPKQGVENWLKDVKEMIREAQVVENKVSNGRYLRRACNGKLVDEKTREMKEFLAKAPNASEGLAIDGPSAGLPLPTSELVGEEAVRNEIWVCFMQEEVSKVGVWGMGGVGKTTIMQHIHNDLLEQQRFERVIWVTISKEFNIVKLQNDITSALNGKMPEEANKVRRATILSEMLKRAGKHVLILDDVWREVSLEEIGIPKPSSSNGYKLVLTTRVEQVCKSMGCKMIKVKALSEEEALILFLNKVGPNIVQNQTLMPTLKLIVKECAGLPLTIVVIAGTLEEKMTLLFVQTHPGN; from the coding sequence atggtttcgacagttGGCATTGCAAATTGTCTCGGAACTCCTGTTTGTAAATATTTGCAATATCATAGAAAGCTGAACgattatgtgagaaaattcaggAGGATCAGAGATGAATTGAATTGCAAAATGGAAGATATAGAGCTGCAATTGAAAGCAGAGCTTCTTCGTCTTCTGGGGAAGATACCAAAGCAGGGAGTTGAAAATTGGTTGAAAGATGTGAAAGAGATGATTAGGGAAGCGCAAGTTGTTGAAAACAAAGTCAGTAACGGGAGATATCTCCGTCGTGCTTGCAACGGGAAGCTGGTTGATGAAAAGACTCGAgaaatgaaggaatttcttgCTAAAGCTCCTAATGCCTCTGAAGGTCTTGCCATTGATGGTCCAAGTGCTGGGTTGCCACTGCCAACATCAGAACTAGTTGGAGAGGAAGCTGTCAGAAATGAGATTTGGGTATGTTTTATGCAGGAGGAGGTGAGCAAGGTTGGGGTTTGGGGCATGGGCGGCGTGGGTAAAACCACCATCATGCAGCACATCCACAATGATCTTTTGGAACAACAACGATTTGAAAGGGTGATTTGGGTTACTATATCAAAGGAGTTTAATATTGTGAAGTTACAAAATGATATTACAAGTGCATTGAATGGAAAGATGCCCGAAGAAGCAAACAAGGTCAGACGAGCAACAATCTTGTCCGAAATGCTGAAGAGAGCAGGAAAACATGTTCTAATCCTAGATGATGTGTGGCGTGAAGTCTCGTTGGAAGAAATTGGGATCCCTAAGCCAAGTAGCAGCAATGGGTACAAGTTGGTGTTGACAACCCGTGTGGAGCAAGTTTGTAAGTCTATGGGTTGTAAGATGATAAAAGTGAAGGCCCTTTCAGAAGAAGAGGCATTGATACTATTCTTGAATAAAGTTGGACCTAATATAGTGCAAAATCAAACTTTAATGCCAACTTTGAAGCTTATTGTCAAGGAATGTGCAGGTCTGCCTCTTACAATTGTCGTCATAGCTGGTACATTAGAGGAGAAGATGACCCTCTTATTTGTACAAACGCACCCAGGGAATTGA